The nucleotide window ATGGTGAAATAGCCAAATTCTCTCATTTGAATCTTCACTTGTCCAAGTTCAGAGCGCTGGAATTTCGCCAATAAGCTATTAACTGGATTCTCACAAAGATTCTTGTGAACTAAAATATTGTGTGAATCAATCTTTAttctcaaaaacattttaaaatttctgtTTACACGGCAAAGGTTGAGTGAGTCTCAATGATTCTTGCAAACAACTATATCGCATTCGCAAGAATGAAGTTTGATTCTCTGTTACAAAATTCTACCCCTGCATTATTTTAGGTAGATCTACAAGATATTTTGTGGGCCTCTGAACATTGTTACTCAGTTTCAGAACTTGAACGTCAACTTCGGCAGCGACAACTGTAACTTTGTACTCACTCCAAggcaggcccatacgcaggattttgtttgggggtgctgattttgaaaaagtggacctttttcccaaggggggggcgattttgtgaaaagtggactttctttccaaaatttggacattttttaacgaaaaacccgtaaaaaaactgattttttttgttgcttgctacgctcgcaaattctgaaattttgggactttttgtacactttggcaaatttgGGGGGGCACGCACCCCCGCACCCACCTGCGTACAGCCCTGCTCCAAGGATCAAGAGATAGCCAAATGCTCTAGTTTGAATCAAAAGCTATCAAAATTTGACATGTTTCACATTATATTATAAAACACAATCGTGCAGTGGAGTAGTATCACAGGTAAACCTGGGGGAGATGGGGCACACTcggtttgaaaattaaaaaaaacataggAAAATTCTGCTTTTGATTATTCTCATAATCAGTTTCATTCCACAGTACACCATGCATAATTGCATACCCTTTGCTTGGCTGTGtacattttctctttttttttcactcAATTAATGTTCTCTTCATTCCTCAAGCAAATTGATTCATGTTCTCCCTTAGCACtaaacaaattgggctattccttttcaaatccatacaccccctattgaagacatgaccttaatcacccacacaaggagtaaagacttcaaatggagtcacccattcaggtaacccaatttgatattcacactccctgtatgggagattaagatcatgtcttccatagggggtgtatggatttcaacaggaacatCCCACTGAATGTTGTGGCAAGCTCTATCTATAATGCCTTGTGGTTTGATGACTGGGAAGGAAGACAAGGACAAAAACCCAAACCTATTAAGCCTGAATTGGTCGCTGACCGTAAACGCCAATTTGTGCCAAGACTAGGGCATAGATTTGTCTTTACAGATTGTAAGAGGCCATGACTGGACAAGGTTAGACTGTCAGCAGTGAATAACTTGATAATCACACATACATTTCACCATATCATACtaaattatattattatcattattattagtagtattttcttttccataaaatgttagcttttactgtcatatACATCCCCCTttcaattttgagccaaacaactgtaGTCAAGTCaagaaaattagaatttactACAAGCTCCAATGTCGCCAATGCAtccaaggtcattcaatgaatgtacaaatttattgggattaaagaattgtgcccagataaatgagcatgttgtggatcctagtgacagtTCCAAGACACCACCAATACAAAGCTGAGGATTGTAATAGTGGATCAGAATATCAGCTTAAACTGAGCCTCCAAACCAAGGATTATATAATGCTGATATTCATTTCCTGAGTTCATACACTTTCTGACCACCAAAATTCCATGACTTTCCATGGCCATTTCAGGAAATATTCCATGACTTTCCCTGAAAAAAAAGGACAGAGGTCCCCGTCTGACACCCATTTAAATAAACTGTCAGCAGGAACTAAGTCCTGAAGGATTTCTCAAAGAAATGAATGAAAAGGTTTTTAAAGCATCAACTTCAAAGGCTCATAACTTGGAAACTGAGCCACCTGCGTACATATGAAAGTCCTCCATCATGAGATAAGAGCTTTTTGAAATAAGCTTTCCTGAAAAAATGGACAGAGCTTCACAGTATGACAGCACCATTTAAGGAACTGTCAGTAGGAACTAAGTCAAAGAAATGCATGACAGGTAAAGCTTGAAGTAAAAGTGTCAACTTTTAGGTGGTACAAttactacaccctctgataattttgcatttttctcacaaaatactacacactgataacaaaagttatgtattataggggtaaggaaaaTGAAAACTTGTTGTACTCATTGGCCATTGCTTTGTCAACTCCAGTTTTAAACCTACAGTTTCAGCACTAGGCAACATGTTCTGGAAGGGCATTCCATTGGTTGACAACTCTTGAACTGAAGGTGTGTGACCTCAGGTTGAGCCTCATGTACTGTTGCTGGATCTTGTAGGTGCATCCTCTTGTGCCAGTCTTGCTATCATCCATCCTAAATAGGGTTTCTTTTTCCATGTCATTGATTCCGTGCATGATCTTGAAAACTTGTATCATATCTATCCTGCTGTAAGCTAAACTTGGAACAATCTTGGTAGCTTTTCATTGTACATGTACCGcattcgttccaataagcacccatgccacaataagtgcccacccagggtattttttCTTTGCTAAAGGATACCataaatgttgaagtgacagagagacatcgatacagtgaaatagctggaggactacaatcctgtgtaaacttgcaatacattttctgcatcagaaaagctactagaacatctcagggcccttttataacatatcaaaatttgtctctaatataAACGCCCCTTACGAAAAATTACAGAAACCaggtaaaaaaataagcgcccacccaaaatgactttgttaaacgccctgggcgcttattggaatgaatacggtaccttCTCTATTACTGGGCGTCTTTGTTGTATTATGGATTCCAGATGCTATTGGCATACAGATGTGGTCTAAATGGTCTTTAAAATTATACCAATGTCTTACAAGTACACAGTAGAGTATCTTTAGAATCTCCACATCCAACCATGAAGTCAAAAGGTTCCACAGGTGATTCCTACAATTCTAATTTCTATTGGCTTTATTAGCTACCATGGCTGCATGTTTACTGAAGGACAAGCATGCAAGGAAGGACCAAATTTTACACCAAGGTACTTTTCTTCCAAGATAGATCACCTTTGATATATATTCCTCTGACATTGCACATCATCATGTATATAATGTAAAAAGTGTGATTATCAGTCTGGCTACCATAATGCATTACTCTGCACTTGGATTACTTGGATTattcaggggtagcactaggctGCATTTGGGGGTCCCGGACAAACCAAAATACAGTTCGGACcatctatttttaaattttctggaAGTTCAGGGGTTCCTGCAGACCCCCACTTTATCAATCTAGCACTACCGCAGACATATAGTTATGCTGCATTTATGCAACTCTGCTAAAACTATATAAAGCTGGAATCTAGATCATAAGAGTTCATCTGGGACCAATCTAAAATATATCTGAAGTAAAAGTTGGTGCTCACTGGGAGAAATTTTCGGGGAGAGCTCCCTTAATCTTTGTGTGCATTATTACCTATAGTATGACCAATAGTCACTatattgcccaggcagggaagaattactgacccaacttttcTCTGTTTTATGCTTTAAGTCCATGGTTTCCctcaaaataattgtttttgggATGGGAATGGATAAAAGCCAAGGGACCACTACATGTATGCTAATGCTATGTACCCATATAATTCTTCCCTAcgacacttgatgaattcatctacCCTGTGCTcagtcactgccagccagtgaccatcaatatcattccaaaaatagccataaaacataataatacatgttccagttatacatttcccccaaattagttaattttatttttaatcttccttgaatcctgttgactttcttctgtttttcccttctatttttttctttttcaaaatgcaaatttcttccccaaaggggtaaaattattcccttcCCTTTGGGGGCGATTTACGGAAGAATAGATGCCCCTGCGCCCAAAGTATGGTCAaacttcaaatgaaatttttcccATTTTGGGGGTCCTATATAACTGTGTTTGGAAGCAAGATATGGATTTGATTTTAGCaaatttgaagtctacacccaaAAAACCCCAGAATAGAGCATTTGAATGTTCTAGGGCGTGTAGTTTGGGAGAAATGGCCTCTTTAAGTTGGACTTTCACGCAACCACACACTTTTCAATTAACCCCCAATTTCAAACTGACGCTGTgcgaaaacgaaatggagtaagAGGCTCatattttcaggtttttcattgaTATCTATCAATACACAAACTAAGAAAAAATCCACGGTATGGTGTACACCCCTTGCTGAGTTGGCATGGACTGACCGTAGTCACCTTACAGTTGAAAatagtgtctgaccgatcaggtccctatctgaatcggccgattggccgatcaattccctctttgatctgccgattcgatcaccgattaccaattccccaattgtaaacaatggctgccatcgccatgagtaaatttcacctgtatgttgaaagggtacttgtacgcaaagtattaccataattatgtatgctctgagcacaaaaatacactcccgtgctcatttacaatacttaatttgaccatgattattctaagttcaatttacctttcccctgatatccgagtccgtcgaatcattcgatcgccccattttaatattgtgtttgtaCGTTCAAGTCAGTATTGAGTTTTGCACACAGCCCGTAgttctctccaatctgacacgcacatgtgtaacccggaagtgttgagttttgcacacggcccgtagctctctccaatctgacacgcatgtgtgtaacccggaagtacattgtaagaactacaattgtacatgtgcatgcggggaattacctgattatctcagctgcatgcctgaatcacggtatgaatgtatgtttatcgcctacaaagcttgttcttttgctaaatttcgcttgatttaactagtctaattcaaagaaatataccaataaatgaatacctgttaagcttcaacaattgctttcatgatattgggtgatcggtgcattacatcggcggatgaaggaaaaatcggctgatgcagatcactaccgataagctaataatcggcccgattcgaagctaccgatctgatcggtcagtctctagttGAAAACAAGTTTCTTGTTGAGAAAGTAATGTAATGATTTTCTCAGGGTGTGGTACATGTAATATGGATGATGCGTGATTTCCTGCTAAATAACACGAAACACAGAGAACTGAAAACATGGAGCAAAACGACAATGGAAGAACTGTACTTCACAAAATAACAGaatttattaataaaacatgaATCCTAACAATACAGAGACTGTCGCTTTATTGGAAGTCATGTCTCTAAACAAATGGTCGAGCGGTCTAATTTTTGCACAGAAACAAAGTGTATGTTGGTCGTACGTATTTTAAACTCAACAACTCAAcatgggaggatgaggctgtggatcactaaaatataataacaacaattacatgatcatcctgaaaatttaagcaTTTTAAATAGGTCTAAATTGGGCCAAGGCAATGCAAGTACTATGCCATTTATCAGGTCTGGGACTTCCTGTATTGAGCTGTGTTTGCATCTAATACATTGGTGAGTGCAAACACACAGTGTTTGGGAACAATAGGAATAATTTTGGTTTCATTTATAAGAAAATCCGAAATACACAAATCCGAAATACACAAATAATCAGGAATGTGCGCCCTGTGCAAATACAGCAAGAAAACAAGTCATGTGCGTCAACAAACTGCCCTAGGTCAATGTCTGTTCGTCAGGTTGATGGCGACGCAATTTGTTGCCGCCGAAGTCATTTCACTTGATGAACGTTTCATACCCAAGAAAAAGGTtaaaagcctgaaaaagatagGGAGACACCCGTAGGCTCAGGGCATTTCAGTAATATATAGCTCGGCTCGGGTCATGCGGGTGGTCTAACTTTAGTCTATAATGCTGATGATGATTGATGGCAATTGCCCATCCTGGATTCAACTACACTCGCTTGCCAGTCTTgtgtacgccgtttgtacacagaCAGAGACtgccattttgtgtgtcaatgggatttacacacttaacgttttgcgcagctcaaacatttcaacaattttttttttgcaattcagtcaatttatatgaaattggtacggtactcacatatctgatcTCCAAATCATTACCTTATTATTCTTATTCAATGTACATCCAAGTAAATTAAACTTGGAATTTCTGATACCCTAAAAGATAATTTACAAGCCATCGACCCCCCTACGTCCGACAAGCGTGTTCGGTGATAaaacaatgcaagtcacaagatgacccacctcatttacagccggtttctgtcgtcaagtcatgttcgcgatacagccaTGTTGCACTCTGGGGTCAAGACTAATCAGTTACTTCCAGGTCACATCAATAACATCGAGTAAACAAAAAGGCTGAAAAAACTGAGAAAATTGTGTCATTAAAAAGTGTTTCATCGTaacgatcagaaacctcaaaaaactttttttgaccgcGCTGGATATGCTAAAGATATACAGGTACATCCATTGaaaggatataaattggatggtaaataagccaaatattcatgtattgcaagaaatctactcggCAGAGAATTGTGGCGTGCTCGCAAAAAATTACCGTCCGTGCGAATCGCTGAATCAGTGAATGTGAATCAATGACAATGTATCCCTActtctatagaaaaattatcaaattcgtggacatcgtggaacattcaactacgcttgttactccgcgactaatcgtGCTAACTAcacgtacaacgctactctacgcgtccatattagcgaggctatctgcgtacaactgcttactacgcaccaCAGCCACACAAAAGAGTTTATGTTCCACGATGacatgtccacgaatttgataatttttctatagattCAACTATATTTATCACCTTTTCTAACTAGTATATCTAACGTCACTTGATAAAATCTGCGATTAAAGTTGAGAATCGACATTACACAATCATGTTACATTGGGTGCATATTAAAGTGGACCACTTTCACTTTACCATCGTGCACATGCACACTGGCCACCACACATGCATACAACGGCGAACGTGCACACACGTCGAAGAAAAACTGACCGGCAAAAACCTGCAACTTCAACGACTTTGTCTGCAAAAACAGTAacatgatttatattattttagctatagtattACCTACCTTGGTCTTATCTCCCGTAGCTGGCCCGTCGATTCCGAGCTGGCCGTGGCAAACGGCAAATATTCTGTATTTTCATGGGTCCTGACGGGCGATAATCGGCCACATATCGGCCATGTTGACAATTTTCGCCTGCAGAATTATGGGAAGGGTCATATAATTTTCAcgttttataatttttatatgaATTATTAATTGGTAGATAAATGACTGCAGCTATGGGTTAGTATTTTAAATATGCAGGTACACTCAATATATTGTTTAATCTTTTTTCTGTATATGATTACTTTagaattttgaaaacaacttacttttttatcaaaatcttaacaacaaatatttatttcattgaaatatttggtaatgaccttaaatgacctttttaTTTCAGTCAAAATATTACGGTGGTTTCAAACCAAATCGCCACCCACTTGCCCGTTCATAAGCAAAGGAGCTACTTGAAAACTGGAATTTACGTAGACTTGTACGCAAGCATCCGATTGTATGGTGCAACTTGCACAAAGTTGTTAAAGTATTGCAAGAGACCAATGAGTACGTTATCCAACAACAACATTGCATGGGCCGAGTGCAGTTTGTTTAAGCTTTATAAATCTAACAGATATTTAGACAAATAAAAAtgccagaagaagaaaaaagcaaaGCATCTCGGCCTGATTCTCGTAAGCTTCATCCAGGTGTCCACAAAATGAGAGATGCAGTCGTCAATCCGTGCATACCGGTAGGTTTGAGATTTCCAAGAACATAAAAACTAGAAAAAGAGACTGTCAAATTCAACAGTCATATCCATGCATGTGTCATTTAGGCCGCTCATTCATACCAACTTTCCCCGGGCCAACTTTAATGCATGAAtgtgtcacacacacacacacgcacccacccccaccccacacacattaTTCTGCATGTCTACATAACCTATCATGGTtaaatttgcataggcctactattccAGAAAGATACAGCACTAAcaacccggtaccccaggtcaacataaaaagtggtaaccatgtgtgttctaaatttcgcagaaaaggggtattttgttgactgaaatctaaaaaaaaaggggtatttcagTCACAGGTTCGTTtgatcgatgtcttcagccctACATACATAGGCCCTACTGTGTAATTGCCAAAGGAATCTTGTAAATTCATTCCCTTTCCAGAGATATCGGCAAatatattcgatttgtattttttgtCCCGGGTTTTTTTGTCTGTCGACAGACAGAAAATATACAATCCTAtggctatggaccattgaaaataTACGTTTTGGTCCATATCTCGCCAACGGTAAGTCCCGGCGGTAAGTCCGATTTGcgggagtacaacagacacaaagtaatgttcatacttgcacattttgtacttaatatctatataaataaaaggaaggttgcccatcttgtgcgcgagtgttctccgaattgcctagactttcggctttgatttagtggtatattgatcggtacatattgccatttttccatcggacattcgtttttgcaaaaattggtggtaactaagagaataacataaaaaactgtcgtgttgctatgcaaaatcgatcgcagtggcattgtgggtaatacggaaccgcgtaataatatttccattaaaaaaccatacgcagagcaacattgccccgttttctgccaactgcgaggtggccaagaaatgattcaggctatctagatgcacaacagcgcataatttaataatgatcttacgagctttccgtccctacgcagagctacgcgccccattttccgccactgcatcaaggttggcagccaaaaaattaaggctacgacgcgtgaatcaggtctttgcgtcatcactaagacgtaggaaacagtggtctggtagtctagagtggtgatagtgcctgcgtggagaccgggtgcagacagtcagtgtacaatttcattatttattctaggcctatgaatcgtccggagattgaggaatatatacgggaaatgcattgcactttatttggttgaaaacggtcaacaaatatgATTAAAACCGGGATTTTGTTTTCACGggcttttttattgtcaaaactcagtggtagcgctgcatgccgtaactaactggcagcagcgtTGGTGTTAGTGCGTTGGCATACAAGGGATGTGACTTCGACGCACGGGCGATATGCATATGCATATATGCATATGCATATGCATAGgccagagaaaagaaaagaaagtaggacaaaaaggggtactgggtttggttaagagattaccaaaaTGATAAAGGATACGGGAGTAAGGAAGGAacctaaaaatgaaagaataaataaataaataaattattcaggaaaaaaaaggaagctaaaataatgagaacagaattaaatacaaatgggaaatcacaagctataacttaataagcaggaaatatgaaaaatgggaacaaaataatagaaaaaaaacctaaagctaaaaggacaaatgtaagtaagggtagatttataaaataatgcatgggaacggggttcaataaataaataacatgggaacggaaaatcacaagctaagcagcatatatctattggaacaaaatagatttatgtagaagaaactgaaaagaaagaaagaataaaatgaataaaaaaagaaaaagaaagggaagacaaaaaagatacgggtattatacgggttactaaatgaaacgggagcaaaataaagaaggaaagaaagaaactaatcaggaaatataagaaaaaagctaaaattaaaaactaatcagaaaatataagaaaaatgaagccaaaataatgaaaacagaattaaataaataacatggaaacgggaaatcgcaagctaagcagcataaaaaagaagctaaaagggaaacgtaagaaaggacagatttagaaataATTGGAATGCGGTTCATGGAAACGGAAATTCCcaagctaaatagcaatttttaatgggaacaaactagacccatgtagaagaaactgaaaagaaagaaagaagctaaatggaaatgcaagaaggaacaggtttagaaaaataaaatttaccttttcaatgagtctaccttttcagtaattcctcctgttttagtgatcgctcccatttactcatctagcggggacccgcgcgaagcgcgggtatcccgctagtattaaaatatttggagtcattgaaaaggggtgtctggaaatcttctcattgaaaaccttgaaaaagggggtattttttactgaaaaatcagtgaaaaggggggttttgaaaaaaggaagaacacacatggttaccactttttatgttgacctggggtaccgggactAACAATAATTTAGGTAACCCagcaggcaaaccttagttaacacatttgctagtcagtcaaattcgccgacaatgtcaatgcatttttacatagaaatttaaaacaagtgcccgaagaaagaaacctacataaatatgttttctatacttcacttgacccaaatatatgatttttatggtgataagtcacccgacatggaattttagagggatttggatagcatttccattaaaaaagctgctatcataatgagactaagatctagaaacaccccgaaatgccgttttggggaattttgctagctgaaactttttgatgaaagtcaatctttgacaagatgtaactttgctacggaaagtgctatgaaaaaatggttttcagttttggctttgtttactcaagggctttaatttgatatataaaatgatgcagtttgatggcaaatttaaattcacctagcatacctacatctCAATTCATATATTGGCTGGACTCAAAGAGTATAGAAGCCAAGCTTGTGCGGGGGTAAAGCtgcttattgttgttgtagttgtgaCTTGAATGTGTACCTAAAtaattccctcatttccttccaaagcaaagttacggtgaatttatgtattttttctgatcatgattagtaatactggcgggtgtctgcgggacttttaaacaagtggaaatgatttggaaatgttttccaagactggcaatgttgtttctatgatccaccaagcttggccataagaaatattggcgttagaaaattaccggaagtagattattttcctttgtttttggtcacggccacaatgctttgtgggtaaaaatgacgtcattctgcttagaagtcgcgataacagtggttcataaccggccaagctcaatagataagaagcttagcaaatcgatagtacaccattcatacctgattgctcagtatcgactcataacgatcatagtacaaagggaactgggttcgtgaattctccttctataatacctaccatggtaaAACTTAATGGTGACTGGTCAGAAATATTTAAGGCCATTATTTttcggagcgattgccgaatagggtgcaactctactagtcttattacaagactgccctacccaacCCTTAACCCTAAACTCGGTAAACGAGGACTgggctcaagtctagcaagttgcaccctattcagtaatTGTACTATTTTTTTATATTGTGAACTAAATTATTCATATGCTTTACTTTTTTTTCTCAACAGGAATCTGATGCCTCCTATAAGTGCTTAAATGACAACAATTACAACCGTGATGCTTGTTCagattattttaaaaactatcagaattgTATGAAATTTTGGGTAGGTATTTTATTAAGTTTCTACTGAAggaactgccttttgaggagagcgagagcaatcgttaaatctgctctccttaaatctgatacaggagagtgatttttaactCTCCTCtaatagttgaccattctctccaaaaattacattacattctattgtaaatgctctatacagctctccttgaaggctccagctCCAGATGAAGGCTccagctccagaagagctatttaatgctctcctgctaattccaaaagacagtccctgctaaCTGATGATTGATTCATGATCTAAtttaaaatctaaaagttacacCACATTGttcaaatttgcataaatttcaaGTTGAGCAATCTGTAACATGTAATTCAGAATTTGTAATATGTGGCATGATCTGACCCAATCaggtcatcatcaacatcatcatcatcatcatcatcatcatcatcatcatcatcatcatcatcatcatcatcatcatcatcattaacatcatcatcatcaacatcatcaattcatcatcatcaacatcatccatGGGCTGTGGATAGGGATCATTGGCAAGTGCAGCTACATGGTTGCTTGatttaaattacaaaaaaaatcactgatttaaatcaacttcttCAATTTTTGATGAATGTaagttaattgatttcataatttCACTGTTTTACTGtctggattttaactggaaaagcTCATTTGGAAGGAGTagacttttcaataaacataactgatgggtactaatcattttaaTACAACATGTAGTTATTAAGTACCGCACATGTATGTACAGTAGTGGACAtctaaaaacaatggaaattgctgagaaaaaattttgaacaaaattaagaGCATCCTCCTCAGCTAATGTAAAAATATTGATTTAATTAATCTTCATATGCCATCTCTCTTTTTCAGACAAAAATTTCTAGACAAAGACGCTGGAAAGGAATCAAACCTCATCTACCACCCCCTGAGGAGAGGGACCAGATTCTACAGGACATGAATGTACCTGAAAATGAAAATTTATAATACAGACTGAGAGCAAGTGTTTTACTCCATGCTAATACATCGCAGGATACCTGAGCCTGCACAGACTCATATCTGTTAAAGtgaaaatttttgcacacatAAATTTTCACGCATTGCTGATTTTGAACTTCTTTGCTTGTTTTTTAAAACATGGGCATAAAATAAACATATTCTCACATTTTTATTTTCGCAGTAGCTGATTTGAGCATTTTTTTTGTaaagcgtgaaaattaatgttcagtgaaaatttctacttttacaataCCTGATGGGCTACTCCAGTGGTGTTCAACATGTTGGCCACATGCAGCACCTACAATGATGTCCAGTGCGGTCTGCAAAGCCTGTTCGTACTCAAATACaattatgaatatatttttaaacaaaaacttcaAACTGTGTGAACTTCATGATGCAACTCTCTGGTCCAAATTTAAGGATGGGCCTGTGATTTATCAGAGTGATTGTCTTGTCTTTTCTGTGCTAATACCAGGGTACCACATCCTACACAGTCACACTCTTTTCTTACACTGGACACCCCAGTTTCATACTAataacatgtatgtataatgcaaCATGGATTGTGTATGTGTATGCACATCAACCTTGGAATGTGGAATATA belongs to Amphiura filiformis chromosome 18, Afil_fr2py, whole genome shotgun sequence and includes:
- the LOC140139971 gene encoding coiled-coil-helix-coiled-coil-helix domain-containing protein 7-like, translating into MPEEEKSKASRPDSRKLHPGVHKMRDAVVNPCIPESDASYKCLNDNNYNRDACSDYFKNYQNCMKFWTKISRQRRWKGIKPHLPPPEERDQILQDMNVPENENL